CCTCGTCAACATCCCCCTTGCCATCCTCGTTATCCTGCTCACTATGAGGTACATTCCCGGGGAATGGGCCGATTCAGGCAAGAAACGTTTCGACCTGGCCGGCGCGGGACTGTACGGTGTGATGCTGTTTGGCTGCATCTATGGTCTCACCCTGCTGCCCTCCCGTTCAGGGATTCTCTGGATGCTGCTCGGGCTCGTAGTCCTTGCCCTGTTTATCTGGTGGGAACAGCGTGAACCGGCACCGATGGTCGAAATTGCACTGTTCAGGAAGAGCCCGGTCTTCCTCTTCTCGAATATCGCGGCCCTGATCAATTATGCGGTGGTCTTTGCCGTAGCGTTCCTCATGAGCCTGTACCTGCAATACAACCGGGGGATCGACCCCCAGACCACCGGCCTGATCCTCATCGCCCAGCCGGTTGTCCAGATGATAGTATCGCCGGCCGCAGGTCACCTCTCAGACAGGATCGAGCCCCGGATCCTTGCCACGGCAGGCATGGCACTCACGACTGTCGGTCTCGGGATCATGATGCTCCTCTCCCCCACAACACCACTGGCAGTCATCATCGCGGGGCTCGCCATCCTCGGCCTCGGCTATGGTCTCTTCTCCTCGCCGAACACCAACGCCATCATGAGTTCCGTTGACGTGCGGTATCTCGGCCTTGCCTCCGGGATGGTTTCAACGATGCGGGCTATCGGCCAGATGCTCAGCCTTGCCATCGCAATGCTCGTCTTTTCCGCGGTCATCGGTACCGTCCAGATATCACCGGAATTCTATCCCCAGCTGCAGCAGAGCGTCAATATCGCGTTCGGAGTCTTTTTCATACTCGGTCTTGTCGGTATCGCCGCATCGTATGCCCGGGGCACAGTGCGGGAAGCCCGCTGAGATCGGGGATGTTACATCCTTCTGCAGACTGGGACTGTCCTCCATACTTTCACCGCGCCCATGCC
Above is a window of uncultured Methanoregula sp. DNA encoding:
- a CDS encoding MFS transporter, whose amino-acid sequence is MHEDSEKRVLLIVASLASFLVPYTVSSLNVALPAISTSFGIDAVMLGWVTSAYMLTAAICIVPFGKLADLYGRKRFFILGNVLFAAGSLLAAVSWSGTVIIAARVIQGLGGAMVFSTSIAIVTSVFPPGERGRAIGIITATVYAGLSLGPFIGGVLTYNIGWPSIFLVNIPLAILVILLTMRYIPGEWADSGKKRFDLAGAGLYGVMLFGCIYGLTLLPSRSGILWMLLGLVVLALFIWWEQREPAPMVEIALFRKSPVFLFSNIAALINYAVVFAVAFLMSLYLQYNRGIDPQTTGLILIAQPVVQMIVSPAAGHLSDRIEPRILATAGMALTTVGLGIMMLLSPTTPLAVIIAGLAILGLGYGLFSSPNTNAIMSSVDVRYLGLASGMVSTMRAIGQMLSLAIAMLVFSAVIGTVQISPEFYPQLQQSVNIAFGVFFILGLVGIAASYARGTVREAR